One Desulfobaculum bizertense DSM 18034 DNA window includes the following coding sequences:
- the clpA gene encoding ATP-dependent Clp protease ATP-binding subunit ClpA gives MLSKQLENLLTRAVQDVKRRRHEYLTLEHLLYAMLQDGEAQDILSHCGVGVSRLKRQLEQFFTDHIEVLPAEEESDVIQTLGVQRVLQHSIMHMESSGKEKVEVGDVIAALFEEDDSYAVYYLHTHGVTRLDVLDYISHGISRSPNWDSSANPAAQAGFDDFGNDGSGPRPGGGFSSPSVESGSGDQGALEQFTTELVEKARQGEIDPLIGRGVEIERTLQILARRRKNNPLFVGDPGVGKTALVEGLALHVAEGRVPEMFQNVRIFAIDLGGMLAGTKYRGDFEARMKGVLAELKQIPESILFIDEIHTIVGAGSTNGGSMDASNILKPVLASGKLRCIGSTTYEEYRKYFEKDRALSRRFQKVDVPEPSIQESVDILRGLKPRYEEHHRVHFTQGALRSAVELSDRYINDRSLPDKAIDVIDEAGSRYRMKQRPRRGDIIRPKDIEEVVSRMARIPSENISASDRSRLMTLEDDLKSRVFGQDEAIDVLARAIKRSRAGLAEPGKPTGSFLFVGPTGVGKTELARQLAALMNVEFLRFDMSEYMEKHAVARLIGAPPGYVGFDQGGLLTDAIRKNPYTVLLMDEIEKAHPDVFNILLQVMDYATLTDNTGRKADFSHVILLMTSNVGAWEASGSNIGFGGADDCDRSDKCLDAVEKVFSPEFRNRLDAVVPFHSLSGKIMEFVVDKFVRELNERMADRKVTVTLTAAARKWFAREGYDDSFGARPMNRLIKREIESKLADEMLFGALVKGGVARVDIRRKKKKEEVLIEFEK, from the coding sequence ATGCTCAGTAAGCAGCTAGAAAACCTTTTGACCCGAGCCGTTCAGGATGTGAAGCGCCGACGTCATGAATATTTGACGCTGGAGCACCTGCTTTATGCCATGTTGCAGGATGGAGAGGCTCAGGACATTTTGAGTCACTGTGGGGTTGGCGTCTCGCGTCTGAAACGGCAGCTTGAACAGTTTTTCACCGACCATATCGAAGTGCTTCCTGCGGAAGAAGAGTCTGACGTGATTCAGACGCTTGGCGTGCAGCGTGTTTTGCAGCATTCGATTATGCACATGGAAAGTTCTGGCAAAGAAAAGGTCGAAGTCGGGGACGTGATCGCAGCACTGTTTGAAGAAGATGATTCTTATGCGGTGTACTATCTGCATACACATGGTGTGACACGACTTGACGTGCTCGACTACATTTCGCATGGAATTTCGCGATCCCCGAATTGGGATTCTTCCGCAAATCCGGCCGCGCAGGCTGGCTTTGATGACTTTGGGAATGACGGCAGCGGTCCGCGTCCCGGTGGCGGCTTTTCGTCTCCCAGTGTGGAGAGTGGAAGTGGTGACCAGGGAGCGCTGGAGCAGTTCACCACAGAGCTGGTCGAAAAAGCCCGGCAGGGTGAAATTGACCCGCTGATTGGCCGAGGTGTCGAGATTGAGCGCACCTTGCAGATTCTGGCGCGTCGCAGAAAGAATAATCCGCTTTTTGTGGGCGATCCCGGTGTCGGTAAAACTGCGCTGGTTGAGGGCCTTGCTTTGCATGTTGCCGAAGGCAGAGTTCCGGAGATGTTTCAGAATGTGCGCATTTTTGCCATTGACCTTGGCGGGATGCTCGCCGGAACCAAGTACCGTGGTGATTTTGAGGCGCGCATGAAGGGCGTGCTTGCCGAGTTGAAGCAGATTCCAGAGTCTATTCTGTTTATTGACGAAATTCACACCATTGTGGGCGCAGGCTCAACAAATGGTGGCTCTATGGATGCGTCGAATATTTTGAAACCTGTGCTGGCCTCGGGAAAGCTGCGCTGTATTGGCTCCACGACCTATGAAGAATACCGCAAGTATTTTGAAAAGGATCGGGCCTTGTCTCGCCGTTTCCAGAAGGTTGATGTCCCAGAACCGAGCATTCAGGAAAGTGTGGATATTCTGCGTGGTCTGAAACCCCGGTATGAAGAGCACCACCGGGTCCATTTTACACAGGGAGCCTTGCGCTCTGCGGTTGAGCTGTCTGATCGCTATATCAATGACAGGTCGCTGCCAGACAAGGCCATTGACGTCATTGACGAGGCTGGCTCGCGGTATCGCATGAAGCAGCGCCCACGTCGGGGCGACATCATCCGTCCCAAGGACATCGAGGAAGTTGTCTCGCGTATGGCGCGCATTCCGTCCGAGAATATTTCGGCCAGTGACCGCTCTCGTCTGATGACTCTTGAGGACGATCTCAAGTCGCGCGTCTTTGGACAGGATGAAGCCATTGACGTGCTGGCCCGTGCAATTAAGCGTTCGCGTGCAGGGCTTGCTGAACCCGGAAAGCCGACTGGAAGCTTCCTGTTTGTGGGGCCGACGGGTGTGGGCAAGACAGAGCTTGCTCGTCAGCTTGCTGCTCTCATGAATGTCGAATTCCTGCGTTTTGATATGTCTGAATATATGGAAAAGCACGCTGTGGCGCGGCTGATTGGTGCCCCTCCTGGCTATGTCGGATTCGATCAGGGTGGTCTTTTGACTGATGCCATTCGAAAGAATCCGTATACAGTGCTGCTTATGGACGAAATCGAAAAAGCCCATCCTGATGTGTTTAATATTCTTCTTCAGGTCATGGACTATGCAACCTTGACGGATAACACCGGACGCAAGGCTGATTTTTCCCATGTGATTTTGCTTATGACGTCAAACGTTGGCGCATGGGAAGCCAGCGGCTCAAACATTGGTTTTGGTGGTGCAGATGACTGCGACCGCTCGGACAAGTGCCTTGATGCCGTGGAAAAAGTCTTTTCACCTGAATTCCGTAACAGACTTGACGCTGTTGTGCCGTTCCATTCTTTGAGCGGCAAAATTATGGAATTTGTGGTAGACAAGTTTGTCCGTGAGCTGAACGAGCGCATGGCTGACCGCAAGGTGACTGTGACGCTGACGGCTGCGGCCCGAAAGTGGTTTGCCCGCGAAGGCTATGATGACAGCTTTGGTGCCCGCCCCATGAATCGCCTGATTAAGCGAGAAATAGAAAGCAAGCTTGCTGATGAAATGCTCTTTGGCGCTTTGGTGAAGGGTGGCGTGGCCCGCGTGGACATCCGGCGGAAGAAGAAAAAAGAGGAAGTCCTTATCGAATTCGAGAAATAA
- the clpS gene encoding ATP-dependent Clp protease adapter ClpS, translating into MSESFGENRSDTLVEERVRPPRDYKVIMHNDDYTSMDFVVAVLMKVFRKSQETAVELMLAIHHEGKAVCGVYPREIAEIKIAQVAELARAAEFPLKCTMEEV; encoded by the coding sequence TTGTCTGAGTCGTTTGGTGAGAACCGGTCAGATACACTGGTCGAGGAGCGTGTACGACCTCCTCGCGATTACAAGGTCATCATGCATAATGATGATTACACCTCAATGGATTTTGTTGTGGCGGTCCTTATGAAGGTTTTTCGAAAATCTCAGGAAACCGCCGTTGAGCTTATGCTCGCCATACACCATGAGGGAAAGGCCGTATGCGGTGTTTATCCTCGCGAGATCGCAGAGATAAAAATCGCGCAGGTCGCAGAGTTGGCCCGTGCGGCAGAGTTCCCTCTCAAATGCACGATGGAAGAGGTTTAA
- a CDS encoding class IV adenylate cyclase, translated as MSLEVEIKYLNADLMALHKKLHALGGQWQACNFERNAVLKSSGKELLQQGILLRLRSDEDNVITLKTPAIGHDGLKVRHEYETTFGDFGTMMTIFETLGYSVAFWYEKLRETWQFMDCHICLDHLPFGDVVEIEGEADAIFAAAKALGVDSLKSSDESYHALNLAWRKEKGLAPEDGFVFDETERKSLLEQAKNIQEIMRRDA; from the coding sequence ATGTCTCTCGAAGTTGAAATAAAATATCTGAATGCAGACCTAATGGCCCTTCACAAGAAATTACACGCCTTGGGGGGCCAGTGGCAAGCTTGCAATTTTGAACGCAATGCCGTGCTTAAATCCTCAGGAAAAGAGCTTTTGCAGCAGGGCATTCTTTTGCGGCTGCGAAGTGATGAAGACAATGTCATTACCCTCAAAACACCGGCTATTGGCCACGATGGTCTGAAAGTACGGCATGAGTATGAGACCACGTTTGGTGATTTTGGGACTATGATGACGATTTTTGAAACGCTTGGATACAGTGTGGCTTTTTGGTACGAAAAGTTACGGGAAACGTGGCAGTTTATGGATTGTCATATTTGCCTCGACCATTTGCCTTTTGGGGATGTTGTCGAGATTGAGGGAGAGGCGGACGCTATTTTTGCTGCGGCAAAGGCTTTGGGTGTGGATTCGCTCAAAAGCTCAGACGAAAGCTATCATGCCCTGAACCTTGCGTGGCGAAAAGAAAAGGGATTAGCGCCAGAAGACGGCTTTGTCTTTGACGAAACGGAACGGAAATCGCTTCTGGAACAAGCCAAAAACATTCAGGAAATAATGCGCCGGGACGCATAG
- the crcB gene encoding fluoride efflux transporter CrcB, with the protein MEKLLLLALGGSAGALSRYGLAGLVHKIFGGTFPLGTFVVNMCGCLFFGLVWGFLENRTILGPAARTAVLTGFMGAFTTFSTYIFESSSLLRDGQWWSAIANIAGQTVLGLVLLTAGLFLARLIP; encoded by the coding sequence TTGGAAAAACTGCTGCTGCTGGCTCTTGGAGGAAGCGCTGGAGCATTGTCCCGCTATGGACTTGCGGGACTGGTGCACAAAATTTTTGGCGGAACATTTCCTCTTGGAACTTTTGTCGTCAACATGTGCGGTTGCCTATTTTTCGGGCTTGTCTGGGGATTTTTGGAAAACAGGACAATCCTCGGTCCCGCAGCCCGGACAGCGGTTCTCACAGGCTTCATGGGAGCCTTTACCACATTTTCCACGTATATCTTCGAAAGTTCAAGCCTCTTGCGAGATGGGCAATGGTGGTCAGCCATAGCCAACATTGCTGGACAAACCGTGCTTGGACTGGTGCTCCTTACGGCAGGACTCTTTCTTGCCCGTCTCATACCCTAA
- a CDS encoding DUF190 domain-containing protein, with product MTEFPLKAERLRIYTGEDDKHKGRPVHEVIVELARKDGLGGATTLRGILGFGKNSRVRTNKVLRLSEDLPLITEIVDTKDRIEAFLPKLDDIIEEGLVTREPVTVELYRHKKKK from the coding sequence ATGACTGAATTTCCGCTCAAGGCAGAACGCCTTCGCATTTATACCGGCGAGGATGACAAGCACAAAGGCCGCCCAGTTCATGAAGTTATCGTTGAACTGGCCCGCAAGGATGGACTTGGTGGCGCAACAACCCTTCGCGGTATACTGGGCTTTGGAAAAAATAGTCGAGTTCGGACAAACAAGGTTCTGCGTCTTTCCGAAGATTTACCGCTCATTACGGAAATCGTCGACACGAAAGACCGAATAGAAGCTTTTTTGCCCAAACTCGATGATATCATTGAAGAGGGTCTCGTCACCCGAGAGCCTGTCACTGTAGAACTCTATCGCCACAAAAAGAAAAAATAA
- a CDS encoding protein-glutamate methylesterase/protein-glutamine glutaminase gives MGKIQVMLVDDSAVVRNTLTDILQQEPGIEVVASAADPFVAAGKMRDLVPDVIVLDIEMPRMDGVTFLRKIMSQHPIPVVICSSLALNGSETAMRCLEYGAVEIIQKPRVGTRQFLEESRIRIADAVRAASRANLTRLLGKPISVQPKLSADAVLSAPRKMTALQTTEKVVCVGASTGGTEALRVFLEGMPPDCPGIVIVQHMPEKFTAAFAQRLNMGCQITVKEAAPNDTVLRGQALIAPGNRHMLLKRSGARYYVDLKDGPLVSRHRPSVDVLYRSAARYAGPNVIGIIMTGMGDDGAKGMKEMKEAGAFNLAQDEASCVVFGMPQEAIKAGGVDKILGLERLASEACRLGR, from the coding sequence ATGGGCAAGATTCAGGTCATGCTTGTTGATGATTCGGCGGTGGTTCGGAATACCTTGACAGATATACTCCAGCAGGAGCCAGGAATTGAAGTGGTTGCGTCTGCTGCGGACCCTTTTGTGGCTGCGGGAAAGATGCGGGATCTGGTTCCTGATGTCATTGTGCTGGATATTGAAATGCCCCGGATGGATGGGGTGACATTTTTACGCAAAATTATGAGCCAGCATCCCATTCCTGTCGTTATTTGCTCATCGCTTGCACTCAATGGTTCAGAGACGGCCATGCGGTGCCTTGAGTATGGTGCGGTGGAAATTATCCAGAAGCCTCGCGTTGGCACCCGACAGTTTTTGGAAGAGTCACGAATCCGTATTGCAGATGCCGTGCGTGCAGCGTCGCGGGCAAACCTGACGCGACTTTTGGGCAAACCTATTTCTGTGCAGCCCAAGCTTTCCGCAGATGCCGTGCTTTCGGCTCCACGCAAGATGACAGCCCTCCAGACAACGGAAAAGGTCGTTTGTGTTGGGGCGTCCACGGGTGGAACCGAGGCCTTGCGCGTTTTTTTGGAAGGAATGCCGCCTGACTGCCCGGGTATTGTGATTGTGCAGCATATGCCAGAGAAATTTACTGCAGCTTTTGCCCAGCGTCTGAACATGGGATGCCAGATTACAGTCAAGGAAGCCGCTCCTAATGATACCGTGCTTCGGGGACAGGCTCTGATTGCTCCGGGCAACCGGCACATGCTGCTCAAGCGGAGTGGGGCGCGGTATTATGTGGATCTGAAAGACGGCCCGCTGGTCTCCCGGCATCGTCCTTCTGTTGATGTCCTGTATCGTTCTGCCGCGCGTTATGCTGGGCCAAATGTCATCGGCATAATCATGACGGGAATGGGAGATGACGGGGCAAAGGGCATGAAGGAAATGAAAGAGGCCGGAGCTTTTAACCTCGCTCAGGATGAGGCCAGCTGCGTGGTCTTTGGTATGCCTCAGGAGGCCATTAAGGCCGGGGGTGTGGATAAGATTCTTGGGCTGGAGAGACTCGCGTCCGAAGCTTGCCGCCTCGGACGCTAG
- a CDS encoding CheR family methyltransferase yields the protein MRQASKKSESSTARSRLPAGMSDGDFHRLSSFIYSTCGIQLPERKKIMLQARLQKRLRVLEIGSYSAYTRLVLNSEEGKQEIPFLIDAVTTNTTDFFREAHHFEYLKYQVLPRWMAERLSGRPFTVWSAGCSIGAEPYTLGMVLADFAAGHPGFMYRILGTDISGEALQTAQRAVYTIDQAKGVPERYKKKYMLRSKDKTKPLVRVGPEIRRTVNFSQLNFMTAFTLRSMMDVVFCRNVLIYFDRETQFQIVRRLCSQLHSGGYLFIGHSESLAGMDLPVRQLIPTVYLKS from the coding sequence ATGAGGCAAGCTTCGAAAAAGAGCGAAAGCTCAACGGCGCGGTCAAGGCTTCCCGCAGGGATGTCAGACGGTGATTTTCATCGACTGTCCTCATTTATTTATTCAACCTGTGGGATTCAGCTTCCCGAACGAAAAAAAATTATGTTGCAGGCCCGCTTGCAAAAACGCCTGCGCGTGCTCGAAATTGGCTCGTATTCTGCCTACACCAGACTTGTTTTGAACTCTGAGGAAGGAAAGCAGGAGATTCCGTTCCTCATTGACGCCGTAACGACAAACACCACAGATTTTTTCCGTGAGGCACATCACTTTGAGTATTTGAAGTATCAGGTTTTGCCCCGCTGGATGGCAGAGCGTCTTTCTGGACGCCCATTCACGGTGTGGAGTGCTGGGTGTTCCATCGGCGCAGAGCCATATACTCTAGGGATGGTGCTCGCTGATTTTGCCGCGGGCCATCCGGGATTTATGTATCGCATTCTGGGGACGGACATCTCGGGAGAGGCGCTCCAGACTGCGCAGCGGGCCGTGTATACCATCGATCAGGCCAAGGGGGTTCCTGAGCGCTACAAGAAAAAATACATGCTCCGAAGCAAGGACAAAACAAAGCCGCTGGTTCGGGTGGGGCCAGAAATCCGGCGAACTGTGAATTTTTCCCAGCTGAATTTCATGACAGCGTTTACGTTGCGGTCGATGATGGATGTTGTGTTTTGCCGAAATGTTTTGATTTATTTTGATCGGGAAACACAATTCCAGATCGTGCGTCGGCTGTGCTCCCAGCTGCATTCCGGGGGCTATCTGTTTATTGGGCATTCGGAAAGTCTGGCAGGAATGGACCTCCCGGTCCGCCAGCTTATCCCAACGGTCTATCTCAAGTCCTGA
- a CDS encoding chemotaxis protein CheA gives MALDKNTQELFLEEVRENLRDLEAALLELEEGEGEKQDCVDRVFRALHTVKGIAAMVGEDRASDFAHQVENIFDAVRSDLELLQPELIELTLCSRDHLRAVLRGADVQDSAGEQIVRQMATLVHVQNAEPEPFSSSLSQNEGEPLQEFKSFRIRFRPEASSFVDGVDFSSLFAELRALGELSIVLRTDAVPRLDAYESDRCFLGWDMVLQGHCSENAVRDAFIFVDSAPGVVTLELLPFGAEAQAGKNAPKLGDILMQRGAVSADEVLSALSQQRKLGELLEDSGVVSSEEIESALVEQTAVKRARERIQQSTRASSVRVPAERLDEMVSLVGELALVQTQISQAVGTESRHHLERLSEELERLSVRLRERTLSMRMLPIGNMLTRFRRLIHDLSRELNKKIELETVGEETEVDKTVFEHLGDPLVHIVRNCADHGIESPEERIALGKPATGTVRVSAEHAGGEVRIIIEDDGRGMDPEKILARARELNLVSGDKELQRSEILALVFEPGFTTSSTVTSLSGRGVGLDVVQRGIQALRGSVEVESTRDAGTRFLLRIPLTLAIIEGLQVRVADEYYVIPLSVVQECREFVPHDAQVLDIRGEIIPWVRLHDLFGLSGDCSTAEQLVVAKLGNRRVGLVVDLVVGEHQTVIRSLGPVYNEVQGFSGATVRADGTMALILDVQEIFKMMGGCRISDDPVCSV, from the coding sequence ATGGCACTCGACAAGAATACGCAGGAACTTTTTCTGGAAGAAGTGCGAGAGAATTTGCGCGATCTTGAGGCGGCCCTGCTGGAGCTGGAAGAGGGAGAGGGCGAGAAACAGGATTGTGTTGATCGTGTTTTTCGTGCGCTGCATACGGTCAAGGGCATTGCCGCGATGGTTGGAGAAGACCGGGCTTCGGATTTTGCGCATCAGGTGGAGAATATTTTTGATGCGGTACGCTCTGACCTTGAGCTTTTGCAGCCTGAGCTGATCGAACTGACGCTGTGCTCGCGGGACCACTTGCGGGCCGTGCTTCGTGGTGCTGATGTGCAGGACTCTGCGGGTGAACAGATTGTTCGGCAGATGGCTACGCTTGTTCATGTGCAAAATGCAGAACCAGAACCCTTTTCTTCCTCCCTTTCTCAAAATGAAGGCGAGCCTCTCCAGGAGTTCAAGAGTTTTCGTATTCGTTTTCGGCCTGAGGCTTCATCGTTTGTTGATGGAGTGGATTTTTCCAGCCTTTTTGCTGAACTTCGCGCTCTAGGTGAGCTGTCCATTGTCCTTCGGACTGACGCTGTCCCCCGGCTTGATGCATATGAAAGTGATCGTTGTTTTTTAGGCTGGGACATGGTGCTTCAGGGGCATTGCAGCGAAAACGCTGTGCGTGATGCCTTTATTTTTGTTGATAGCGCGCCGGGCGTTGTGACTCTTGAGCTTCTTCCCTTTGGAGCAGAGGCTCAGGCTGGGAAAAATGCGCCCAAGCTTGGCGATATTCTGATGCAGCGAGGTGCTGTGTCTGCCGATGAAGTGCTGAGTGCTCTAAGTCAGCAAAGAAAACTGGGTGAGCTTTTGGAAGACTCCGGGGTGGTTTCTTCCGAAGAAATTGAATCCGCACTTGTTGAGCAGACAGCGGTGAAGCGGGCACGAGAACGTATCCAGCAGTCTACGCGGGCGTCGAGCGTTCGAGTCCCCGCAGAGCGCCTTGATGAAATGGTTTCCCTGGTTGGTGAGCTGGCCCTTGTACAGACACAGATTTCGCAGGCTGTCGGAACAGAGAGCAGGCATCATCTTGAGCGGCTTTCGGAGGAGCTTGAGCGTCTGTCAGTCCGTTTGCGTGAACGAACCCTGTCCATGCGTATGCTCCCGATTGGCAACATGCTGACACGCTTTCGTCGGCTCATTCATGATTTGTCTCGTGAGCTGAACAAAAAGATTGAACTGGAAACAGTAGGTGAGGAGACAGAGGTCGACAAGACTGTTTTTGAGCATCTTGGAGACCCGCTGGTGCATATTGTGCGGAACTGTGCTGACCATGGTATTGAATCGCCAGAGGAGCGCATTGCCCTTGGGAAGCCTGCGACTGGGACCGTTCGGGTCTCGGCGGAGCATGCAGGCGGTGAGGTGCGCATTATTATTGAAGATGACGGGCGCGGCATGGACCCAGAAAAAATACTTGCGCGTGCCCGAGAGCTGAATCTTGTGAGTGGGGACAAAGAGTTGCAGCGTTCAGAAATTTTGGCTCTTGTTTTTGAACCCGGTTTTACGACAAGCTCAACAGTGACCAGCCTTTCTGGTCGAGGCGTTGGGCTGGACGTGGTGCAACGGGGCATTCAGGCTCTGAGAGGTTCTGTGGAGGTGGAGAGTACGCGTGATGCAGGAACCCGCTTTCTGCTTCGCATTCCACTGACACTCGCGATTATTGAAGGCCTCCAGGTGCGGGTCGCGGATGAGTATTATGTCATTCCACTTTCCGTGGTGCAGGAGTGCCGGGAGTTTGTTCCGCACGACGCGCAGGTTTTGGATATTCGGGGCGAGATTATTCCGTGGGTTCGGCTCCATGATCTCTTTGGGCTGTCTGGTGACTGCTCGACAGCAGAGCAGCTTGTCGTCGCCAAGCTTGGTAACCGTCGGGTGGGGCTGGTTGTTGATCTTGTTGTTGGGGAGCACCAGACCGTTATCAGGAGCCTTGGCCCCGTGTATAATGAGGTGCAGGGATTTTCGGGAGCAACGGTTCGGGCAGATGGAACGATGGCGCTTATCCTTGATGTGCAGGAGATTTTTAAAATGATGGGCGGCTGTCGGATTTCAGATGATCCAGTATGTTCGGTGTGA
- a CDS encoding STAS domain-containing protein, with product MKNHRVSVEHNGSEMQLSGGWTLDNVSSLVQPMYHALQEQESLLLDLSQVSACDIAFIQFLVATIKEAQATDRSVRLVGTPPSCLTQCAAELGLDLHKLGVLQRDE from the coding sequence ATGAAAAACCATAGAGTTTCCGTAGAACATAATGGTTCAGAAATGCAGCTCTCTGGAGGCTGGACGCTTGATAACGTCAGCTCTCTGGTGCAGCCCATGTATCATGCCTTACAGGAACAGGAATCCCTGCTGCTTGACCTTTCTCAGGTCTCAGCATGTGATATTGCGTTTATTCAGTTTCTTGTGGCGACCATAAAGGAAGCACAGGCAACGGATCGTAGCGTTCGGCTGGTTGGGACTCCGCCTAGCTGTCTGACGCAGTGTGCTGCTGAACTTGGTCTGGATTTGCATAAGCTGGGTGTGCTCCAGCGAGACGAGTAA
- a CDS encoding aminopeptidase — protein MLSATEIEKYAEVMVWAIDASRPAPLKPGHLAVIHWDRPALPLAESVYRLLTNRHLHTVQRMRSTPFMEQSFYDAASPSQLSYTVPGQKEMSEALNASIHLLAPESLTHLSHVDPSSMGMVSRARKPLRDILDTREQNGDYSWSLCLWPTKALAEKAGMSLDDYARKIARACYLTKADPVMEWKHVLRDVKGLREALTSLPVRELHVESDQVDLVVGLGEHRQWLGVTGHNIPSFEIYVSPDYRKTRGVYYADQPSFRDGNRVKGARLEFSEGKVINASAEEGEEYLIQQLSMDEGANRVGEFSLTDARFSPIDAFMASTLFDENYGGEYGNCHIAVGASYASTYAGTAGELSPELKKALGFNSSALHWDLVNTEKKRVTAIMRDGSHTCIYENGQFTL, from the coding sequence ATGCTGTCCGCAACAGAGATTGAAAAGTACGCCGAGGTCATGGTTTGGGCTATTGATGCGTCTCGTCCTGCACCCCTCAAGCCTGGACACCTTGCCGTCATTCACTGGGACAGGCCAGCCCTGCCGCTGGCAGAATCGGTATACAGGCTGTTGACAAATCGTCATCTTCATACTGTTCAGCGCATGCGTAGCACTCCGTTTATGGAGCAGAGCTTTTATGATGCTGCCAGCCCCTCGCAGCTGTCCTACACTGTGCCGGGACAAAAAGAGATGAGCGAAGCCCTGAATGCCTCCATCCATCTTTTGGCTCCAGAGTCACTGACTCATCTTTCGCATGTCGATCCCTCCTCAATGGGCATGGTTTCTCGTGCACGGAAGCCTCTTCGGGATATTCTGGATACTCGTGAGCAGAATGGGGACTACAGCTGGTCCCTGTGTCTGTGGCCGACAAAAGCCCTTGCTGAGAAAGCTGGAATGAGCCTTGATGACTACGCGCGCAAGATTGCCCGGGCCTGCTATCTGACAAAGGCTGATCCGGTTATGGAATGGAAGCATGTTTTGCGTGATGTCAAAGGCCTGAGGGAAGCGCTGACGAGCCTGCCTGTCCGCGAGCTGCATGTTGAATCTGATCAGGTTGACCTTGTTGTTGGACTTGGTGAGCATCGCCAGTGGCTTGGTGTGACTGGCCACAACATCCCAAGTTTTGAAATTTATGTGTCTCCAGACTACCGCAAAACGCGCGGTGTGTATTATGCCGATCAGCCTTCATTCCGTGATGGGAATCGAGTTAAAGGCGCGCGGCTGGAGTTTAGCGAGGGGAAGGTTATCAACGCTAGCGCAGAAGAGGGCGAGGAGTATTTGATTCAGCAGCTTTCAATGGACGAAGGTGCCAACAGGGTTGGTGAATTCTCTTTGACTGACGCCCGGTTCTCTCCCATTGATGCGTTTATGGCTTCCACACTGTTTGATGAAAATTATGGTGGTGAATATGGTAATTGCCACATCGCTGTTGGAGCATCGTATGCCTCGACTTATGCAGGCACAGCGGGAGAGCTTTCTCCAGAGCTGAAAAAGGCGCTGGGCTTCAACAGCTCTGCATTGCACTGGGATTTGGTCAATACTGAAAAGAAGCGAGTCACTGCGATTATGCGGGATGGCTCACACACGTGCATTTATGAAAATGGTCAGTTTACTCTGTAG
- a CDS encoding glycosyltransferase family 2 protein has translation MRPKLTFAIPAYNMERWLPVAVESCLSQTESDIEVLIVDDGSKDMTSVIADRFAEKDSRVRVIHQENQGLAAARRVGQDNATGEFILWLDADDFVDETCAEKMVGLAYQDNVDMVCGNAIVFSDTTFNTREYFYKPEAHRTSFANPDYWKSKVVWRWIFNVDFIRKIDLPHPNYKLGQDVCTMYEALTKVGSFSQCPDFIYYFRQDHKHPGSGISREVEHQLGHFRFVKETLVREKQIKPLVKYLNENYCRDIFKLAPRLVGENAAWRERALEISLEIFEGLDPQWFRKDFLAPELKAREEFLPLIDALIQQNLDAVERALAPLQNKSAKKRSVDKDSPFHVWRRRLKAYFKPHSRQALHVLKKYESAAQQMH, from the coding sequence ATGAGACCAAAGCTCACTTTTGCGATTCCTGCGTATAATATGGAAAGATGGCTTCCTGTAGCAGTTGAATCCTGTTTGTCGCAAACAGAATCAGATATTGAAGTGCTTATTGTTGATGACGGTTCCAAAGATATGACAAGTGTCATTGCTGACCGTTTTGCAGAAAAAGATTCACGGGTACGAGTGATTCATCAGGAAAATCAGGGCTTGGCTGCTGCACGTCGCGTTGGGCAGGACAATGCGACTGGTGAATTTATTCTGTGGCTTGATGCCGATGATTTTGTGGATGAAACCTGTGCTGAAAAAATGGTCGGGCTGGCATATCAGGACAACGTGGATATGGTATGCGGTAACGCCATTGTTTTTTCTGACACCACGTTTAATACACGTGAATACTTCTATAAGCCGGAGGCCCACCGGACGAGTTTTGCTAATCCAGACTACTGGAAAAGCAAGGTTGTGTGGCGCTGGATTTTTAACGTTGATTTTATTCGAAAAATCGACCTCCCACACCCGAACTATAAGCTGGGGCAGGACGTTTGCACGATGTATGAGGCTCTGACCAAGGTTGGAAGTTTTTCTCAATGTCCTGACTTTATCTATTATTTTAGACAGGATCACAAACACCCTGGCTCAGGGATTTCTCGGGAAGTTGAGCACCAGCTTGGACATTTTCGTTTTGTGAAAGAAACTCTGGTGCGAGAGAAGCAGATCAAGCCTTTGGTGAAGTACCTTAATGAGAATTATTGTCGCGACATCTTTAAGCTTGCTCCTCGGCTGGTCGGAGAAAATGCCGCATGGCGTGAGCGGGCGCTGGAGATTAGTCTGGAGATTTTTGAAGGGCTTGACCCGCAGTGGTTCCGAAAGGACTTTCTGGCTCCGGAACTGAAAGCGCGGGAAGAGTTCTTGCCGCTTATTGATGCGTTGATTCAGCAGAATCTTGATGCAGTTGAGCGCGCTCTGGCCCCTTTGCAAAACAAGAGTGCCAAAAAGCGTTCGGTCGACAAAGATTCACCATTCCATGTCTGGCGCCGACGACTCAAGGCGTATTTTAAGCCGCATTCCCGTCAGGCGCTCCATGTTTTGAAAAAATATGAAAGCGCGGCGCAGCAGATGCATTAG